The window GTCTTGAACCATCCGTTTCTTGTTTCTTTCGGCAGGACATTCCGGACAGATGCCAACGGCCGGCGCAAGGTGGAGGCATGGTGACCCagtgccgtcgtcatcgtcaacgCAGAGAGAGCAGCGAAGCCAACGATCCTTTAATGCGGCAGGAAAATGCTCATTTCTAAGCCGTTCTTGTACGGCAGCGTAATGTTGATGAAGCTGCTGCCCGGGCTGCGAAGGTACCGCAGCAGGTCCTCGTAGCCAGACGCCGATCCGACCGTGTTGTccgtgatgacgacggcacccGGTCGCAGCTTCGGCTGGACGATCCGAAGCGTCGGCAGAGCCATGGGAGTCCATACTGGGATGCGACGTTAgcggcgaggatgtcgacgaggccgagaggcgAACGAAAGGAACGCACTGTCGAGAAGTAAGAGGTCGACATGGTCGAGGTCCTCCTTCAGCGTCTCCAACAAGTCTCCCTCGCGAAGCTGGATGACGCCGGCCACGGAGTCGCCGCACTCGCGCCAGTGCTCCTGGGCGCGcgcggccttggccggctCATGCTCCGTCGCGACGACGCGCCCCGGTCGgctcccgccggcggcctcgacgtttgccgccacggcgagggcgagataGATGGTGCTGACGCCGTACGACGTgcccgcctcgacgatggttcgggcgccgacggcgcgggcgagcgCGTAGACGCACTGAGCCTTGTCCcgctcgagggcgatgaACTTGTCGCTCATGAACCGCTTGGCGTCTCCGCCCTCGTAGTCGTCCCTGCTGATGGTCGACTCttgcgccgacgaggcggcgtgGAGCCGGTCGAGCAGCTTCAGGACGTGCTCGGGCACGCCGGCCATGAGATTCGAcgtgggcggcggcatggcggACCGGACGTGTCGACGATCTACGCAGGTATGCCTCTCTCTTTCACGCTCGCCTCGGCGTACGTGTCGAGGTGGAAGACGGccatcggcttcggcgacgatgcggcgcGCATctgcctacttgtacggtgggagcggcggccgagatgacTTGGCGAGCCCGAGATTTCCGACGCTCGAACCGACATTTCCGACGCTCTAACCGACATTTCCGAGACGATCGAACCAAGGCATGATTTCACTGCAACCCTGGCCGACGATCCGATGGCGTCACATTTGCATtgccggccacgacggcacgacggcgatACGAGTGAACCGCCGACAATGCCCGTCGCTCCCATGTCATCTCTCGACGACACGCGACGCCACGTCTGCGGACGAAACCGGACGCCGTTTGAATCGTTCCtcttccgtcgtcggcgcttcCACGTAGAGCCCGGCGGTGCAGGAATGATGGCCGCCGCTCCACGATCGAATGCTCAATCGAATGCCATCCATCCGTTCCGTCGAGGTGAGAACGAGTCGGCACCGTTGCACGAggggtcgacgacgccgcggcggccggtgCCACGTCGCATCGTAAGGTCGCATCACATCCAACCCCCGTCGACCTCGTACACGCTGCCGCTCACAAAGGAGCTCTCCGGGCCGAGCAGAAAGGCAATCACCTGggccgtctcctcggccgttCCCTGCCTCTGAAaggccgacggctcgtcAAAGGGCGCATCCTTCGGCCGGCCGTGGGACGCCCAGCTCTTCTCCATCATCGGCGTGTAGATGGCGCCGGGCGCGACGCTGTTGACGCGGATCTCGCGGCCGCCATTCTccatggcggccgccttggtgaggccgacgacgccgtgctTGCTCGCGTCGTA of the Drechmeria coniospora strain ARSEF 6962 chromosome 01, whole genome shotgun sequence genome contains:
- a CDS encoding O-methyltransferase; translation: MPPPTSNLMAGVPEHVLKLLDRLHAASSAQESTISRDDYEGGDAKRFMSDKFIALERDKAQCVYALARAVGARTIVEAGTSYGVSTIYLALAVAANVEAAGGSRPGRVVATEHEPAKAARAQEHWRECGDSVAGVIQLREGDLLETLKEDLDHVDLLLLDIWTPMALPTLRIVQPKLRPGAVVITDNTVGSASGYEDLLRYLRSPGSSFINITLPYKNGLEMSIFLPH